Within Thermus sp. CCB_US3_UF1, the genomic segment GAAGATCCCGTGACATCAGGCCCATTGTACGGGAAAATGAGGGCATGGCCCGCATCCGCGTGGCAGAGGGGGATATCACCGAGTTCCAGGGGGACGCCATCGTGAACGCCGCCAACAACTGGCTGAAGCTGGGGTCCGGGGTGGCGGGGGCCATCCTGCGCAAAGGAGGGGCCTCCATCCAGGAGGCCTGCGACCGCATCGGCCCCATCCGGGTGGGGGAGGCCGCAGTGACGGAGGCCGGCCGCCTGCCCGTGCGCTACGTGATCCACGCCGCCGTCCTGGGGGATATGCCCGCCAGCCTGGAAACCGTGCGCCAGGCCACCCGGAGCGCCCTGGCCAAGGCGGTGGAGCTGGGCCTTAAGACCCTGGCCTTTCCCCTTTTGGGCACGGGGGTAGGGGGGCTACCCGTGGAGGCGGTGGCCCGG encodes:
- a CDS encoding macro domain-containing protein is translated as MARIRVAEGDITEFQGDAIVNAANNWLKLGSGVAGAILRKGGASIQEACDRIGPIRVGEAAVTEAGRLPVRYVIHAAVLGDMPASLETVRQATRSALAKAVELGLKTLAFPLLGTGVGGLPVEAVARVMLEEIKQAPDTLEVTLYGYRREDAEAIRRAL